In Chryseobacterium oranimense, a single window of DNA contains:
- a CDS encoding DUF6705 family protein, with amino-acid sequence MNKTIIKLTFTLVFFCIFSCGAQQTYPLNTDFEEIPQGSYLKDLNNELTSFVGEYKANFQGNEIKLFISKETMRFFKSLNIYQDALSIKYIVKNSAGNILQNTQDMIFEPNQLRHTIYSRGTYPSENIVWFNYGGTNCKVGWGSIELKKVNSTQISWKYVPNDIILDDSRCPPGTDINIYLPETKDLIFTKQ; translated from the coding sequence ATGAATAAAACAATTATAAAATTAACATTTACGCTCGTGTTTTTTTGTATTTTTTCATGTGGAGCACAGCAAACTTATCCTCTTAATACAGATTTTGAAGAAATTCCCCAAGGCTCTTATTTAAAAGATCTAAATAATGAATTGACATCTTTTGTAGGAGAATATAAAGCTAATTTTCAAGGAAATGAAATTAAATTGTTTATTAGCAAAGAAACAATGAGATTTTTTAAATCATTAAATATTTATCAAGATGCGCTGTCAATCAAATATATTGTTAAAAATTCAGCTGGAAATATTCTTCAAAACACACAAGATATGATTTTTGAACCTAATCAACTTCGACATACAATATATAGTCGCGGAACATATCCTAGCGAAAATATTGTATGGTTTAATTATGGAGGTACAAACTGTAAGGTTGGCTGGGGAAGCATTGAATTAAAGAAAGTAAATTCTACGCAAATTTCATGGAAATACGTTCCAAATGATATTATACTTGATGACAGTAGATGTCCACCGGGAACAGATATTAATATTTATCTTCCAGAAACAAAGGATTTGATTTTCACAAAACAATAG
- a CDS encoding RNA polymerase sigma factor, translating into MENLEKNFLLAKKQDRMAQRALYEMFSAKMLAISNSYTNNLHDAEDILVSAFMKCFTKLDECRDWKSFPFWLRKIVVNDSISFVRKNRNILYADIEVADDYFDDDMDESLGEINLEEIFSQMPAGYRLIFNLYVFEEKKHHEIADILNISEGTSKSQLSKAKKWLTEFLKAKENEKRNTETIKV; encoded by the coding sequence ATGGAGAATCTTGAAAAGAATTTTTTACTGGCAAAAAAACAGGACCGGATGGCCCAGAGGGCTCTCTATGAAATGTTTTCGGCGAAAATGCTGGCCATATCAAATTCTTATACCAATAACCTTCATGATGCAGAAGATATTCTGGTAAGTGCATTTATGAAATGTTTTACCAAACTCGATGAATGCAGGGACTGGAAAAGCTTTCCGTTCTGGCTGAGGAAAATAGTCGTGAATGATTCTATAAGCTTCGTCAGGAAAAACAGGAATATCCTGTATGCGGATATAGAGGTGGCAGATGATTATTTTGATGACGATATGGACGAAAGCCTCGGAGAAATCAATCTTGAAGAGATATTTTCGCAGATGCCGGCAGGATACAGGCTGATCTTTAACCTGTATGTTTTTGAAGAAAAAAAGCATCACGAAATTGCAGACATCCTGAATATTTCAGAAGGTACCAGCAAAAGCCAGCTGAGCAAAGCAAAGAAATGGCTTACAGAATTTTTAAAAGCAAAAGAAAATGAAAAAAGAAATACTGAAACAATTAAAGTCTGA
- a CDS encoding MFS transporter yields the protein MSEIENQQPQNIKNNPRIMKAWAVYDWANSVYSLVITSTIFPIYYSILTTAYEKKEYVEETKSWIDVPVRHMIKIFGKEYQPDAVYGYSLTISFFIVVLLSPFLSSLADTIGNKKSFLQFFCYLGATSCMGLAMFTGMHNVFLGLLFSITASVGFWGSLVFYNSFLPDIATRDKQDALSAKGYVYGYIGSVVLVVICLVLIQVFAKGAAQQLLFTRISFLLTGAWWFGFSQYTFKHLPQFGDVKEKLPKDLVLLNYKNIFKKHEEQGGFFEVLKDNMSFYKDIAKESFHELFKVGGVLFKDKNLKFFLSSFFFYSVGMQTIFLMATLFGKSEINLAQDKLIGTLLVIQIEAIIGAVIFSRLSKRIGNKNVISIAIILWIVACLWAYFLNKENPTVEYQFYGVAAVVGLVMGGLQAMSRSTYSKLLPEDSMENTTYFSFYDVLEKIAIIIGTFIFATLIEHFNNMRIAALSMTLFFAAGLVLIRFLKVNMLKNRDTL from the coding sequence ATGTCTGAAATTGAGAATCAACAGCCTCAAAACATAAAGAATAATCCAAGGATTATGAAAGCCTGGGCTGTATACGACTGGGCAAATTCTGTTTATTCACTGGTTATTACCTCTACTATTTTTCCTATTTACTATTCCATACTTACTACTGCTTACGAGAAAAAGGAGTATGTGGAAGAAACAAAATCATGGATTGATGTTCCGGTAAGGCATATGATAAAGATCTTCGGGAAAGAATATCAGCCTGATGCTGTGTACGGATATTCCCTTACCATATCATTTTTTATTGTGGTGCTGCTTTCTCCGTTTCTGTCTTCATTAGCGGATACTATTGGAAACAAGAAGTCGTTTTTGCAGTTTTTCTGTTATCTGGGAGCAACATCATGTATGGGGCTTGCCATGTTTACAGGAATGCATAACGTATTTTTAGGTCTTCTTTTCAGTATTACGGCAAGTGTTGGGTTCTGGGGAAGTCTCGTGTTTTATAACTCTTTTCTGCCGGATATTGCAACGCGTGATAAGCAGGATGCACTGTCTGCAAAAGGATATGTTTACGGGTATATTGGTTCTGTAGTTTTGGTAGTGATCTGTCTGGTACTGATCCAGGTTTTCGCAAAAGGAGCGGCACAGCAGCTTTTATTCACAAGAATAAGCTTCCTGTTAACCGGTGCATGGTGGTTTGGATTTTCTCAGTATACATTCAAGCATCTTCCTCAGTTTGGGGATGTTAAAGAAAAGCTTCCTAAAGATTTGGTTCTTTTAAATTATAAGAATATTTTCAAAAAACATGAAGAGCAGGGTGGTTTCTTTGAGGTTCTTAAAGATAATATGAGTTTTTATAAAGACATTGCCAAAGAAAGCTTTCATGAACTGTTTAAGGTAGGCGGAGTCTTGTTTAAAGATAAAAACCTGAAATTTTTCCTTTCCAGCTTCTTTTTCTACAGTGTAGGGATGCAGACTATTTTCCTGATGGCAACCCTGTTTGGGAAAAGCGAGATCAATCTGGCTCAGGATAAGCTGATAGGAACTCTTTTGGTTATTCAGATTGAGGCGATCATCGGGGCGGTAATATTCTCCAGGTTATCAAAAAGAATAGGGAACAAAAATGTGATTTCCATTGCTATTATTTTATGGATTGTTGCATGTCTTTGGGCTTATTTCCTGAATAAAGAAAATCCTACGGTAGAATATCAGTTCTACGGGGTAGCAGCGGTCGTTGGTCTTGTGATGGGAGGTCTTCAGGCGATGTCCAGATCTACTTATTCAAAGCTTCTTCCAGAAGATTCTATGGAAAACACAACTTACTTCAGCTTTTATGACGTGCTGGAAAAGATAGCGATTATTATCGGTACATTTATCTTTGCTACCTTAATCGAGCATTTCAATAATATGCGTATTGCGGCACTCTCCATGACATTATTCTTTGCTGCAGGGCTTGTTCTTATCCGGTTTTTAAAAGTAAACATGCTGAAAAACAGAGATACGCTCTAA
- a CDS encoding nucleoside permease, with translation MNLKLRLTILSFLQFFVWGAWLITMANFWFGTKHWDGAQFGAVFGTMGIASIFMPTITGIIADRWVNAERIFSALQILYGLVLFFLPHTETPDSFYYVMLVAMCFYMPTIALANSISYTVLKNSNLDVVKDFPPIRVWGTIGFIVAMWVTNLTGNKATEGQFYIGGAAAIILGIYALTLPKCPPQKLIDKNTPLFEQLGLNAFKLFGNYKMALFFGFSMLLGAALQLTNAYGDVFLSEFSHFPKYADSFVVQRSTIVMSISQVSETLFILAIPFFLKRYGIKKVMLISMFAWVLRFGFFAYGTPDGYGVSLIILSCIVYGMAFDFFNISGSLFVETTTDKKIRSSAQGLFMMMTNGFGAYFGSNIAGWAIDKFFTHKFTNAAELSSYLDTTPDNQSFLEILKNTFNAAVNADGTLSSAVMLRDWTNIWLAFATYALVLAVLFAFLFKHKHDPKDVENVNH, from the coding sequence ATGAATTTAAAATTACGACTTACCATCCTCAGTTTCCTCCAGTTTTTTGTTTGGGGAGCCTGGCTGATTACGATGGCTAATTTTTGGTTCGGCACAAAACATTGGGACGGAGCACAGTTTGGAGCCGTTTTCGGAACAATGGGGATTGCTTCCATTTTTATGCCGACTATTACCGGAATTATTGCTGACCGTTGGGTTAATGCGGAAAGAATTTTTTCGGCTTTACAAATTTTGTATGGTTTGGTTCTTTTCTTTTTGCCTCATACGGAAACTCCTGACTCTTTTTACTATGTAATGTTGGTGGCAATGTGCTTTTATATGCCGACAATTGCCCTTGCAAATTCTATCTCTTATACTGTTTTAAAGAACAGTAATCTGGATGTTGTTAAAGATTTCCCCCCGATTCGTGTTTGGGGAACAATAGGTTTCATTGTGGCAATGTGGGTGACCAATCTTACAGGAAATAAAGCTACTGAAGGCCAGTTTTATATTGGAGGAGCGGCAGCTATTATTTTGGGAATATATGCATTAACCTTACCGAAATGCCCGCCACAGAAATTAATAGATAAAAATACCCCTCTGTTCGAACAATTAGGACTGAATGCATTCAAGTTATTCGGGAACTATAAAATGGCGTTGTTCTTTGGGTTTTCAATGCTTTTGGGAGCGGCCCTTCAGCTGACCAATGCTTATGGAGATGTTTTCTTGAGTGAATTTTCTCATTTCCCTAAATATGCAGATTCATTTGTAGTTCAGAGATCTACGATTGTGATGTCTATTTCCCAGGTTTCTGAAACCTTATTTATTCTGGCAATTCCTTTCTTTTTAAAGCGATACGGAATTAAAAAAGTAATGCTGATTTCAATGTTTGCATGGGTATTGAGATTCGGGTTTTTTGCCTACGGAACTCCTGACGGATATGGAGTTTCATTGATCATTTTATCATGTATTGTTTATGGGATGGCTTTCGATTTCTTCAATATTTCGGGATCGCTTTTTGTGGAAACAACTACTGATAAAAAAATCCGTTCTTCTGCACAGGGATTATTCATGATGATGACCAATGGTTTCGGGGCTTATTTCGGAAGTAATATTGCAGGTTGGGCTATTGATAAGTTCTTTACGCACAAATTTACAAATGCGGCAGAATTATCATCTTATCTGGATACAACACCTGATAACCAGAGTTTTTTAGAGATTCTTAAAAATACATTCAATGCTGCAGTAAATGCAGACGGTACGTTATCATCTGCAGTAATGCTAAGAGATTGGACAAATATCTGGCTGGCTTTTGCGACGTATGCTTTGGTTCTTGCTGTTCTTTTTGCATTTTTGTTTAAACACAAACATGATCCGAAAGATGTAGAGAATGTAAATCATTAA
- a CDS encoding DUF3060 domain-containing protein, whose protein sequence is MKKTLILSVLFIGMGLANAQKTAKVESQHGTAKQTDKHLEIDGIGHNSSYTLNGGNAEVSGGSNVITINGYLDKLEVSGTDNTVYVDKVTRIILEGGNNKVFYKSSPTKTGKPGVAITGVGNSVKKK, encoded by the coding sequence ATGAAAAAAACACTCATCTTATCTGTTCTTTTTATAGGAATGGGTCTGGCAAATGCCCAAAAAACTGCTAAAGTAGAGTCTCAGCACGGAACAGCCAAACAAACGGATAAACATCTTGAAATTGATGGTATTGGCCACAATAGTTCTTATACTTTAAATGGAGGAAACGCAGAAGTTTCGGGTGGAAGTAATGTAATTACCATTAATGGTTATTTGGATAAGCTTGAAGTATCCGGCACCGACAATACTGTTTATGTAGATAAAGTAACCCGCATTATTTTGGAAGGAGGCAATAATAAGGTGTTCTACAAATCTTCACCTACAAAAACAGGGAAACCCGGTGTTGCCATAACCGGAGTGGGTAATAGTGTGAAGAAAAAATAA
- a CDS encoding DUF6705 family protein — protein sequence MKRFITYLGIFVVFSCKAQQTIYPLLTDTSNLPNNSYVKDLDNEYDSFVGTWKSNLNDKIITLKITKIIQKPLQKLDVSYYSDVLIVQYSIQDNNGNLIENNISSNLNDYKIISTLYSKKAHVVKLYYQGGQCQVGWGGINLKMIDSTHLKWNYQPESTVITNKNCSDYPAGGIKINLPYEPADIVFTKQ from the coding sequence GTGAAAAGGTTTATAACATATTTAGGGATATTTGTTGTGTTTTCTTGTAAAGCACAGCAAACAATATATCCTTTATTAACAGATACTTCAAATCTACCTAATAATTCTTATGTTAAAGACCTAGATAATGAATATGATTCATTTGTAGGAACCTGGAAATCAAATTTAAATGATAAGATTATAACACTGAAAATTACTAAAATTATACAAAAGCCATTACAAAAATTAGATGTATCATATTATTCGGATGTATTAATTGTTCAATATTCTATTCAAGATAATAATGGAAATCTAATTGAGAATAATATAAGTTCAAATTTGAATGATTATAAAATTATATCAACATTATATAGTAAAAAAGCACATGTTGTAAAACTTTATTATCAAGGTGGCCAATGCCAAGTTGGCTGGGGTGGTATCAATTTAAAGATGATTGATTCTACTCATTTGAAATGGAATTATCAACCTGAATCAACAGTTATTACTAATAAAAACTGTTCAGATTATCCTGCTGGAGGTATAAAGATAAATTTGCCATATGAACCTGCTGATATAGTTTTCACTAAACAATAA
- a CDS encoding bifunctional nuclease family protein yields MDYKQLIIRGISYSQTQSGAYALLLEHEETHIKLPVVIGNFEAQSISLGLEKDIHPPRPLTHDLFTKFIVSAHYELVSVIIYQIVDGVFFSNINFKNKANNEELILDARTSDAVAMAVRFDAPIFTTQQVLNEAGILLELEDVSKEEQPFSETVQSEDNLKAVSMEELQKLLEEAVKEEDFDTALEIQEEIKRRKKRID; encoded by the coding sequence ATGGATTATAAACAGCTAATTATTCGCGGAATATCGTACAGCCAGACCCAATCGGGGGCGTACGCTTTGTTACTGGAGCATGAAGAAACACATATAAAATTACCTGTTGTTATAGGAAATTTCGAGGCTCAGTCTATTTCGCTGGGACTGGAAAAAGACATCCATCCGCCCCGTCCCCTTACCCACGATTTATTCACAAAATTTATAGTTTCTGCCCATTATGAATTGGTTTCAGTAATTATTTACCAGATCGTAGACGGCGTATTCTTTTCCAATATTAATTTCAAAAATAAAGCTAATAACGAAGAGCTGATCCTGGATGCAAGAACTTCTGATGCAGTAGCGATGGCCGTAAGGTTTGATGCGCCTATCTTTACCACTCAGCAGGTGCTTAATGAAGCAGGAATTCTTCTTGAACTGGAAGATGTTTCAAAAGAAGAACAGCCATTCTCCGAAACTGTACAGTCTGAGGATAATTTAAAAGCCGTATCTATGGAAGAGCTTCAAAAATTACTTGAAGAAGCCGTAAAGGAAGAAGATTTTGATACCGCTTTGGAAATTCAGGAAGAAATTAAAAGAAGGAAGAAAAGAATTGATTAA
- a CDS encoding helix-turn-helix transcriptional regulator, with protein sequence MNATIGKRIRKYREDKGISQEELAEKLHISRSTYQRIENGETNSWVNHIENICTSLDVNMEDILKPEEGYVQVNNNSDSSNSPSDNGIGLIQNQTNNYSTSEKLIEQYEERIKELKELVEYWKSKAEDSK encoded by the coding sequence ATGAATGCAACCATCGGGAAAAGAATAAGAAAGTACAGGGAAGATAAAGGAATATCCCAGGAAGAACTGGCAGAGAAGCTGCACATTTCACGTTCTACCTACCAGAGGATAGAAAACGGGGAAACCAACTCATGGGTAAATCATATTGAAAACATATGTACTTCTCTGGATGTTAATATGGAAGATATCCTGAAACCGGAAGAAGGATATGTACAGGTTAATAACAACAGTGATTCTTCAAATTCTCCAAGTGATAATGGAATTGGTCTAATTCAGAATCAGACTAATAATTATAGTACTTCCGAAAAGCTTATCGAGCAGTATGAAGAACGCATCAAAGAGCTGAAAGAGCTGGTAGAATACTGGAAAAGTAAAGCTGAAGATAGCAAATAA
- a CDS encoding acetyl-CoA C-acyltransferase: protein MKEVFIVSAVRTPIGSFMGSLSTVPATKLGSAAVKGALNKIGLDPKNVQEIYMGNVLQAGEGQAPARQVALGAGLSVETPSTTVNKVCASGMKAVTMAAQAIKAGDAEVIVAGGMENMSLVPHYYNARVATKLGDIKLQDGMLLDGLTDVYNKVHMGVCAEKCATDYSITREDQDNFAIQSYKRSAKAWSEGKFTEEVVPVEIPQRKGDPVIFAEDEEYKAVNFDRIATLPTVFKKEEGTVTAANASTLNDGASALILVSKEKMEELGLKPLARIVSYADAAQEPENFTTAPSKALPIALKKAGLELSDIDFFEFNEAFSVVGLANNKILGLDASKVNVNGGAVAIGHPLGSSGSRIIVTLINVLKQNNAKYGAAAICNGGGGASAIVIENM, encoded by the coding sequence ATGAAAGAAGTATTCATCGTTTCCGCAGTAAGAACACCTATAGGGAGTTTTATGGGAAGCCTTTCAACCGTTCCTGCTACAAAGCTGGGTTCAGCTGCTGTAAAAGGAGCATTAAATAAAATTGGTCTTGATCCTAAAAACGTTCAGGAAATCTATATGGGAAATGTGCTGCAGGCAGGAGAGGGCCAGGCGCCGGCCCGCCAGGTGGCTTTAGGTGCAGGCTTGTCTGTTGAGACACCTTCTACTACAGTAAATAAAGTATGTGCTTCAGGAATGAAGGCCGTAACGATGGCAGCCCAGGCTATTAAAGCTGGTGACGCTGAGGTTATTGTTGCCGGAGGTATGGAAAACATGTCTTTGGTTCCGCATTACTATAATGCAAGAGTAGCTACCAAACTAGGTGACATTAAACTTCAGGACGGAATGTTGCTGGATGGTCTTACAGACGTATACAACAAAGTACATATGGGAGTATGTGCAGAGAAATGCGCAACAGACTACAGTATTACAAGAGAAGATCAGGATAATTTTGCAATTCAGTCTTACAAAAGATCTGCAAAAGCATGGAGTGAAGGAAAATTCACTGAAGAAGTAGTTCCTGTGGAAATTCCTCAGAGAAAAGGAGATCCTGTAATCTTTGCAGAAGATGAAGAATATAAAGCAGTAAACTTCGACAGAATTGCAACGCTTCCTACCGTATTTAAAAAAGAAGAAGGAACAGTAACAGCTGCCAATGCATCTACATTAAATGACGGGGCGTCTGCTTTGATTCTTGTTTCTAAAGAAAAAATGGAAGAATTGGGTCTTAAGCCTTTGGCAAGAATCGTTTCTTATGCTGATGCAGCTCAGGAGCCTGAAAACTTTACAACTGCCCCTTCAAAAGCACTTCCGATTGCTCTTAAAAAGGCAGGCCTGGAGCTATCAGATATTGATTTCTTTGAATTCAACGAAGCATTTTCTGTAGTAGGTCTTGCCAACAATAAGATCTTAGGATTGGATGCCTCTAAAGTAAACGTAAACGGTGGAGCGGTAGCTATCGGACATCCGCTGGGAAGTTCAGGATCCAGAATCATTGTTACATTGATCAACGTATTGAAGCAGAATAATGCCAAATACGGTGCTGCAGCGATCTGTAACGGTGGTGGTGGTGCTTCTGCTATCGTGATTGAGAATATGTAA
- a CDS encoding electron transfer flavoprotein subunit alpha/FixB family protein has translation MAVFVYAENINGVYKKAALEAVSYAKAIADQAGDTVTAISVNPTDSSDVLYKYGASNVINIKDEGLKNFSAKAFAQAVNEVADGNTIVFPHTTDASSLAPMLAVMKNYSLITNVLEAPESLSPFQVKRRAFSGKGFMHAKAEGNGVIITVSQNAFGVKESAVSGSEEVKNLSVANEDTKVISHEQSSGKLDLKEAEIVVSAGRGMKGPENWGMIEDLANVLGAATACSKPVSDIGWRPHTEHVGQTGKAISPNLYIAVGISGAIQHLAGVNSSKTIVVINNDAEAPFFKSADYGVVGDAFQIIPALTEKIKAIKG, from the coding sequence ATGGCAGTATTCGTATACGCAGAAAATATAAACGGAGTTTACAAGAAAGCAGCTTTGGAAGCAGTTTCTTATGCTAAGGCAATCGCAGATCAGGCAGGAGATACCGTTACGGCAATCTCTGTAAACCCAACGGATTCTTCAGATGTTTTGTACAAATATGGAGCATCAAACGTTATCAATATCAAAGATGAAGGTCTTAAAAACTTCTCGGCAAAAGCATTTGCTCAGGCTGTAAATGAAGTGGCAGACGGAAATACTATTGTTTTCCCTCACACTACAGATGCTTCTTCTTTAGCTCCTATGCTTGCGGTAATGAAGAACTATTCTTTAATTACCAATGTTTTGGAAGCTCCTGAAAGTCTTTCTCCGTTCCAGGTGAAAAGAAGAGCATTTTCCGGAAAAGGATTTATGCATGCAAAAGCTGAAGGAAATGGTGTGATCATCACGGTTTCACAAAATGCTTTCGGAGTAAAGGAAAGTGCAGTATCAGGTTCTGAAGAAGTGAAAAACCTATCAGTAGCTAATGAAGATACTAAAGTGATTTCCCACGAGCAGAGTTCAGGTAAATTAGACCTTAAAGAAGCTGAAATTGTTGTTTCTGCAGGAAGAGGGATGAAAGGTCCTGAAAACTGGGGAATGATTGAAGATCTTGCTAATGTTCTTGGCGCTGCTACAGCATGTTCCAAGCCGGTTTCTGACATCGGATGGAGACCTCATACAGAGCACGTAGGGCAGACAGGTAAAGCAATTTCACCTAATCTTTATATTGCGGTAGGTATTTCCGGAGCTATCCAGCACTTAGCCGGAGTAAACTCTTCTAAAACCATCGTAGTGATCAATAATGACGCTGAAGCACCGTTCTTCAAGTCTGCTGATTACGGGGTAGTGGGAGATGCATTCCAGATCATTCCTGCACTGACGGAGAAAATTAAAGCAATTAAAGGATAA